From a single Acidobacteriota bacterium genomic region:
- a CDS encoding long-chain fatty acid--CoA ligase yields MFNNIVELLNFRAAEHSDKPFLYSEADAREWTYDEFNKSVNRTANLLISRGIKKGDVVSLLLPNSAEYIIAYFACWKIGAIAGPVNSLLKSEEIDWIVNNSESKLLLTASTGGNPSGREGVGQVPTIEFNDVEAATAGQSSELAETDISENDEAIIIYTSGTTGKPKGCLLTHGNLIANARQITEWLGYGPEDRLLTVMPLFHMNAVTVTTMTALYAGGSTVVSPKFSASRFWDIIEKYGITSFGSVATMLSMLLKVSSGQQAVNRSDEELLTAQRSPLTSLRFAMCGSAPVPAEVLRKFEETFGVLVIEGYGLSESTCRSTFNPPNENRRPGSCGLPIGNDMRVVDEEDNEVPDGTLGEIVLRGPNIFKGYFKNAEATEKAFAGGWFHTGDIGYRDADGFYYIADRKTDMIIRGGENIYPREIDDLLYTHPAVAHAAVIGVPDELYGEEVAAFIVLKDGFESSSPYEGGVSAAPGGRGGSLITQEDIVDFCRLHLADFKCPKTVHFVDEIPKGPTGKLLKRELARTYDRHKISG; encoded by the coding sequence ATGTTCAACAACATCGTCGAACTCCTAAATTTCCGCGCCGCCGAACACTCGGACAAACCGTTTCTCTATTCCGAAGCGGATGCTCGCGAATGGACATATGACGAGTTCAACAAGAGTGTTAACCGAACGGCAAACCTCCTGATCTCCCGCGGAATCAAAAAAGGCGACGTCGTCAGCCTTCTGCTCCCAAATTCCGCTGAATACATCATCGCCTATTTCGCTTGCTGGAAGATCGGTGCCATCGCCGGGCCGGTCAACAGCTTGCTCAAATCCGAAGAGATCGATTGGATCGTCAACAACTCTGAATCCAAGCTCCTCCTAACCGCCAGCACAGGCGGAAACCCGAGCGGTAGGGAGGGTGTTGGTCAGGTCCCAACCATCGAATTCAACGACGTCGAAGCCGCAACCGCGGGCCAGAGCAGCGAACTTGCAGAAACCGACATATCCGAAAACGACGAGGCGATCATAATCTATACCTCGGGCACGACCGGCAAGCCGAAAGGCTGTTTGCTGACCCACGGCAACCTGATCGCCAACGCACGGCAGATAACCGAATGGCTCGGCTATGGCCCGGAGGACCGCCTGCTGACGGTAATGCCGCTTTTTCATATGAATGCCGTGACGGTAACGACCATGACGGCGCTTTACGCCGGCGGCTCGACGGTCGTCTCGCCAAAGTTCTCCGCATCGCGGTTCTGGGACATCATCGAAAAATACGGCATTACATCCTTTGGCTCCGTCGCCACGATGCTCTCAATGCTGCTAAAGGTGAGCAGTGGGCAGCAAGCGGTAAACAGATCGGACGAAGAACTGCTTACGGCTCAACGCTCACCGCTCACTTCGCTTCGCTTCGCGATGTGCGGCTCCGCTCCGGTTCCTGCCGAGGTCTTGCGGAAGTTCGAAGAGACCTTCGGCGTTTTGGTGATCGAGGGCTACGGTTTGAGCGAATCGACCTGCCGTTCGACGTTCAACCCGCCGAATGAGAATCGCCGTCCGGGCTCCTGCGGACTCCCGATCGGCAACGACATGCGGGTGGTCGATGAAGAGGACAACGAAGTTCCGGACGGAACTCTGGGCGAGATCGTACTCCGTGGGCCGAACATCTTCAAGGGATATTTCAAAAACGCCGAAGCGACCGAGAAAGCCTTCGCCGGCGGATGGTTCCACACCGGCGATATCGGCTATCGCGACGCCGATGGCTTCTATTACATCGCCGATCGCAAGACCGACATGATCATCCGCGGCGGTGAGAATATCTATCCACGGGAGATCGACGACCTGCTCTACACGCATCCCGCGGTCGCCCACGCAGCCGTCATCGGAGTTCCGGACGAGCTTTACGGCGAAGAGGTCGCCGCCTTCATCGTACTGAAAGATGGATTTGAAAGCTCCTCTCCTTACGAAGGAGGGGTGTCCGCCGCTCCGGGCGGACGGGGTGGTTCTCTCATCACTCAAGAGGACATTGTCGACTTCTGCAGACTCCACCTCGCCGATTTCAAATGCCCGAAGACCGTTCACTTCGTCGACGAGATTCCAAAAGGCCCGACCGGCAAGCTTCTCAAACGCGAGCTTGCCCGAACCTACGACCGGCATAAGATTTCAGGCTAA
- a CDS encoding aldehyde dehydrogenase family protein, translating into MQVFRSFIAGKWTDSASGKGLPNINPADTNDVIGEAQLCTREEAGKAVEVAFNAFKAWKQTPAPARGRILTLMSRLMEQHKEELAQMITREEGKVISEARGEVQRATNVVEFCAGETRRLNGETIPSELPSNWAYTIREPHGVVGIITPWNFPVAIPVWKIAPALAAGNTVVFKPASNTPATAVRIVELFKEAGVPDGVLNLVIGSGGEVGDEIVNHPAVRAVSFTGSTEIGLKMYGEVAKRGIPFQAEMGGKNPVVVLPDCDIDLAVEHTAAGAFGSTGQRCTASSRAVVVDTIADAFVEKIVARAKAYKLGPGADETSEIGPSVDESQFNTVLKYVDIGREDGATLLCGGNRATGDGMENGFFVEPTVFDHVTPDMRIAREEIFGPVLGIMRVKDLDEAMAVANDTEYGLSSSIFSNDYNIITRFVNEIESGMTHINSPTTGGEAHIPFGGIKGSGIGPREQGSVALDFYSEMKVVYVDHTGRKREGNLY; encoded by the coding sequence ATGCAAGTTTTTCGTAGTTTTATCGCCGGAAAGTGGACCGACTCGGCCTCGGGCAAAGGTCTTCCTAACATTAACCCTGCCGACACAAATGATGTGATCGGCGAGGCACAGTTATGCACACGCGAGGAAGCGGGCAAAGCGGTCGAGGTAGCATTCAACGCGTTCAAGGCGTGGAAACAAACCCCTGCACCGGCACGCGGGCGTATCCTCACGTTGATGTCACGGCTGATGGAGCAGCACAAGGAAGAACTTGCCCAAATGATCACACGCGAAGAGGGCAAAGTTATTTCCGAGGCCCGCGGCGAGGTTCAACGCGCGACGAATGTCGTCGAATTCTGTGCCGGCGAAACGCGGCGGCTGAACGGTGAAACGATACCGAGCGAATTGCCCTCGAATTGGGCATATACGATCAGAGAGCCGCATGGCGTTGTCGGGATAATAACTCCATGGAATTTCCCGGTCGCGATCCCCGTCTGGAAGATCGCACCTGCGCTTGCGGCCGGCAACACGGTTGTTTTTAAGCCTGCGTCCAACACGCCGGCAACGGCAGTCCGAATAGTTGAGCTGTTCAAAGAGGCCGGCGTGCCGGACGGAGTTCTGAATCTTGTGATCGGTTCGGGTGGCGAGGTTGGTGACGAGATCGTGAACCATCCTGCCGTCCGGGCCGTTTCGTTCACCGGTTCGACGGAGATCGGGCTGAAGATGTACGGCGAGGTCGCAAAACGCGGCATTCCCTTCCAGGCGGAAATGGGCGGCAAGAATCCGGTCGTAGTTCTGCCGGATTGCGATATAGATCTCGCTGTGGAACACACGGCCGCCGGTGCATTCGGCTCGACCGGCCAGCGATGCACGGCGTCATCGCGTGCCGTAGTTGTTGATACGATCGCGGATGCTTTTGTCGAAAAGATCGTCGCTCGTGCGAAAGCTTACAAGCTCGGCCCGGGGGCTGACGAAACGAGCGAGATCGGACCGTCGGTCGATGAATCGCAGTTCAACACGGTGTTAAAGTACGTCGATATAGGCCGCGAAGACGGTGCGACCCTGCTCTGCGGCGGCAATCGAGCTACCGGCGACGGCATGGAGAATGGATTTTTTGTCGAGCCGACCGTGTTCGACCATGTTACGCCTGATATGCGCATCGCCCGCGAAGAGATCTTCGGCCCGGTTCTCGGGATCATGCGTGTCAAAGATCTGGACGAAGCGATGGCGGTTGCGAACGACACCGAATATGGCCTTTCGTCCTCGATATTTTCGAACGATTACAACATCATCACTCGATTTGTGAACGAAATAGAATCGGGGATGACCCACATCAATTCGCCCACAACCGGCGGCGAGGCACACATCCCGTTCGGCGGAATCAAAGGCAGCGGCATCGGTCCGCGCGAACAAGGCTCGGTCGCACTCGATTTTTATAGTGAAATGAAAGTAGTTTACGTCGACCACACAGGCCGCAAACGCGAAGGAAATCTTTATTGA
- a CDS encoding aspartate aminotransferase family protein codes for MEPKIERNTPSGAVRKHKEFLFPAVANYYQEPIALTHGEGEYVWDDQGNKYLDCFGGVLTVSLGHANPRVNAAWKGQVDKIAHTSTLYANQPQSDLAEKLAEISPGKLKKSFFSNSGTEADDTAVLAAKLATGNQEIIVLRHSYAGRSATALSSVGHKTWRPVASQVPGIIHAAAPYCYRCPFKLEYPSCGVACADDVEDIINTTTTGNIAAFMAETILGVGGFIIPPKEYFPRVAEIARSHGGLFISDEVQAAWGRTGDKWFGIEHWGVEPDIITSAKGMGNGVPIGWTIATPEVADAFPGLTFSTFGGNPVSCAVGLAVINVIEEDDLRTNARVVGEYLKQRLLELQERHPIIGDVRGMGLMLGIELVKDRQTKEPNPEAVLRVFEETKRRGVLIGKGGLYGNVIRTGLMLNARKDTVDQLVEALDQAF; via the coding sequence ATGGAACCGAAAATAGAAAGAAACACCCCTTCCGGGGCCGTGAGAAAGCACAAAGAATTTCTTTTTCCTGCAGTTGCAAATTACTACCAGGAACCGATCGCCTTGACGCATGGCGAGGGCGAATATGTTTGGGATGATCAAGGCAACAAGTACCTTGATTGTTTCGGCGGTGTGCTGACGGTTAGCCTCGGGCACGCGAATCCGCGGGTGAATGCGGCGTGGAAAGGGCAGGTTGATAAGATCGCCCACACCTCGACGCTTTATGCCAATCAGCCGCAGAGCGATCTGGCGGAAAAGCTGGCGGAGATCTCACCGGGTAAACTCAAAAAATCGTTCTTTTCGAATAGCGGAACGGAGGCGGACGACACTGCCGTTCTCGCGGCAAAGCTCGCGACCGGGAACCAGGAGATCATCGTGCTTCGGCATTCATATGCAGGACGCTCGGCGACGGCACTTTCATCGGTCGGGCACAAGACGTGGCGGCCGGTTGCCTCGCAGGTTCCGGGGATCATCCACGCCGCGGCTCCGTACTGCTACCGTTGCCCGTTCAAGCTTGAGTATCCATCGTGCGGCGTCGCTTGTGCGGACGACGTCGAGGACATTATCAACACCACGACGACCGGAAACATCGCGGCATTCATGGCCGAGACGATACTTGGTGTCGGCGGCTTTATTATCCCGCCAAAGGAATATTTCCCGCGAGTCGCGGAGATCGCCCGAAGCCACGGCGGATTGTTCATATCGGACGAAGTCCAAGCTGCGTGGGGGCGGACGGGCGACAAGTGGTTCGGCATCGAGCATTGGGGAGTCGAGCCGGACATCATCACATCGGCTAAAGGTATGGGCAACGGCGTGCCGATAGGTTGGACGATCGCAACGCCCGAGGTCGCCGATGCGTTTCCCGGCCTGACCTTCTCGACCTTTGGCGGCAATCCGGTCTCGTGTGCGGTCGGCCTTGCGGTGATCAACGTCATCGAAGAAGACGACCTGCGAACAAATGCCCGCGTCGTCGGCGAATACCTGAAACAGCGTTTGCTCGAGCTTCAAGAACGCCATCCGATCATCGGCGACGTTCGCGGGATGGGTTTGATGCTCGGCATCGAACTCGTCAAAGACCGCCAGACAAAAGAACCGAACCCCGAAGCCGTTCTCCGCGTATTCGAAGAGACAAAACGCCGCGGCGTGCTTATAGGAAAGGGCGGATTGTATGGCAACGTGATCCGAACCGGGCTGATGCTGAATGCAAGGAAAGATACGGTAGATCAGTTGGTTGAGGCGTTGGATCAGGCCTTTTAG
- a CDS encoding beta-lactamase family protein: MRKTLLSGLLIILCFASVTRSQTLDRVKVVSGTERAFDKAAKTNPMLAPGCAVGVSLDGESVFEKAFGLAEMEHSVPNTPNTVFESGSVAKQFVAAALVLLQQEGKLNLDDDVRKYVPELPDYGSKMTIRHLLNHTAGLRDWGAVMALTGVGRGDRVISQEVALDIVFRQKGLDFKPGAEYSYSNSGYQLATLIAERVSKQKLPVFIDERFFKPLGMKNSSWRDDYQRLVPGRAQGYSRQGANAPWRLDMPIMSVYGNGGMLTTVGDWLKWNAMLDSASMGKPLVDALETQGVLNDGRKIEYALGLNVSTYRGMRDVSHGGSTAGYQTFLARYPDQKVSVAVLCNGTSPSAGRIAADVTDEIFGPFPQQPTDTARAATIAPETLQKYVGLWRNERTRYPSRTTLENGKLLLNGRPLTPLPDGSFQYGPSKVSFKLAAGGKPDYAEVDTNGDVVRHVFEEAWTPSANELSAFAGVWHSEEAEASFIFVVEDGKAFLTQRPTTKLPLTPLYKDHFSIGGVNAVAWVIRDREGKIVDLHVGGSRMRDMPFTRVK; encoded by the coding sequence ATGCGAAAGACCCTCTTAAGTGGTTTGCTGATAATTTTATGCTTTGCGTCGGTCACCCGATCCCAAACTCTCGACAGAGTTAAGGTAGTCTCCGGCACCGAGCGGGCATTCGATAAGGCGGCGAAGACGAATCCGATGCTTGCTCCGGGCTGTGCGGTTGGGGTTTCGCTCGATGGCGAGAGCGTTTTTGAAAAGGCTTTCGGTCTCGCTGAGATGGAGCACAGCGTACCTAACACGCCGAACACTGTCTTCGAATCGGGTTCTGTTGCAAAGCAGTTCGTCGCAGCGGCCCTTGTACTGCTACAGCAGGAAGGCAAGCTAAACCTCGATGACGACGTCCGAAAATACGTGCCTGAGCTGCCCGATTACGGTTCGAAAATGACCATCCGCCATCTGCTCAACCATACCGCGGGCCTTCGCGATTGGGGTGCGGTGATGGCACTTACGGGCGTTGGACGCGGCGACCGCGTCATCTCACAGGAGGTCGCGCTTGATATCGTGTTTAGACAAAAAGGCCTCGATTTCAAACCCGGCGCCGAGTATTCCTATTCGAACAGCGGATATCAACTTGCGACGCTCATCGCCGAGCGTGTTTCGAAACAAAAGCTGCCCGTCTTTATCGACGAACGCTTCTTCAAGCCGCTCGGCATGAAAAACAGTTCGTGGCGCGACGACTATCAACGTCTCGTACCGGGGCGTGCGCAAGGCTACTCGCGTCAGGGTGCGAATGCTCCGTGGCGACTCGATATGCCGATCATGAGCGTATACGGAAACGGCGGCATGCTGACAACCGTCGGCGACTGGCTGAAATGGAACGCGATGCTGGATTCCGCGTCGATGGGCAAACCGCTTGTCGATGCGCTTGAAACTCAGGGCGTGCTTAACGATGGACGAAAGATCGAATATGCACTTGGCTTGAATGTCAGCACCTATCGCGGCATGCGAGATGTATCGCACGGCGGTTCGACCGCCGGTTACCAGACGTTTCTCGCTCGATACCCGGACCAGAAAGTTTCGGTCGCGGTGCTTTGCAATGGTACAAGTCCAAGTGCCGGCCGGATCGCAGCCGACGTCACCGACGAGATCTTTGGCCCCTTTCCTCAGCAGCCTACGGATACGGCTCGGGCGGCAACCATCGCCCCCGAAACTTTGCAAAAGTATGTCGGTCTCTGGCGGAACGAGCGAACACGCTACCCGAGCCGAACGACACTCGAGAATGGCAAACTCTTGCTCAACGGCCGCCCGCTCACCCCGCTTCCGGATGGCTCGTTTCAATACGGACCGAGCAAGGTCTCATTCAAGCTTGCCGCTGGCGGAAAGCCCGACTACGCTGAGGTCGACACCAACGGCGACGTCGTTCGCCATGTGTTCGAGGAAGCGTGGACACCGTCGGCCAACGAGCTATCGGCCTTCGCAGGCGTTTGGCACAGCGAGGAAGCCGAAGCGTCTTTCATATTTGTGGTCGAGGATGGAAAAGCCTTTTTAACACAGCG